ATAGAAGGTGGCGTCGCGCAGCGGGTCAGGATCAATATGGTTAGCGGTTAATACCTCTTCCGGGAATTCAAGCGGTTTCCGGCAAACGGGACATAATTTGCGAAATAAACGTTGGGCCTGGGCCATGACCATGGATGAAGCGATAAGAAAGGGTTCGATGCCCATATACGACATACGTGCTATGGCACCCGGCGCATCGTTTGTGTGCAAGGTGCTGAGCACTAAATGCCCGGTCAGCGCCGCCTGAACGGCAATAGAGGCGGTTTCATTGTCACGGATTTCGCCGATCAGTACAATGTCGGGATCTTGTCGTAGAATAGAGCGCAATCCTGATGCAAAAGTAAGCCCGACGGATGCATGGGTTTGCACCTGATTGATGCCGGAAAGCTGGTATTCCACGGGATCTTCCACCGTGATAATGTTAACATCGACTTTGTTTAAATCTTGCAGTGCGGAATATAGCGTGGTCGTTTTGCCACTACCAGTAGGACCTGTAACCAGCAGCATGCCATGGGGCTGTGAAATCGCATAAATCAGCTTGTCGTAGGCATCCGGTTCGAGATGCAGGGCGCTTAAACTGGGCGCCAGTGAGGTTTTGTCCAGCGTACGCATCACGATTTTTTCGCCATGCACCGTCGGCAGAATGCTCACGCGGATATCGACTTCTTTGCCGAGTGCCTTGATTTTGAATCGCCCGTCCTGTGGAATACGTCTCTCGGCAATGTCCAGATTTGACATGATTTTGATACGCGAAATGATCGCATTCTGCAGGCTCTTAGGCGGTCGCGGATTTTCGTACAGCATGCCGTCTACGCGATACCGTAGACGTAGAGATTTTTCCATGGGTTCGATATGAATGTCACTGGCCCGTTTGCGTAATGCTTCAATCAGGATGGAGTTGACAATGCGGATTACCGGTGCGTCGTCCGCGCTCTCCATCGTATCATCTAGACTGACATCCTCGCTACTGACTTCACCAACCTCGATTTCATCATCGGCAGCCATGTCTTTAAGGATATCTTCCAGTGCCTGGGTCGGTTCCTTGGTAAAGGACTCGAGAATACGGTTTACGTCTTTTTCCGGGGTAGCCACCGGAACGATTTCGTATCCAGTTTTCGACTGAACCGTCTCCAAATCAACGACATTGAACGGGTCACCCATGGCGATGGTCAGAATTTTACCGATACGCGCCACCGGGATAATTTTTAATTCTTTCCAGAGAGATCGAGGCAGTAAATCCAGCAACGTATCTGATGGTTCAAAATGGGCTAGCGACAACGGGGGAATATCCAGATATTCAGAAATAGCCAGAACCATTTCTTCATCAGAAACCAACTCATCTTTGATGAGGATTTGTTCCACAGGGATGCCTTCGCGCAGGGATTTATTCTGCACTCTATCCATGATTTCCGAATCAATGGCGTGCCGGTTTAACAAAACGCTAATAAAAGAATTGTGAGAGAGTTCAACCATGTGGCGGAATATAGGTGATGAGGTTCTCTTTTACAATGTGTAAATTCTCATTTATGAAACAAACACTGGTTGTCGGAATTAGTGCACGCTTCGTGATGGATTCTTTGTCCACGTTCCTTTATAAAACCCGCATGAATAAATCGACCATTTTACAAATGTTGCTGGCGAAGATGGAAGAAGAGCTTCGCCGTCAGTTAAATGCCAATGAACAGGCCATGGCCGGTGCCACCGACAGTGAAAGCCGTGCAGAAACAAAATGGGATACCTGTGGACTGGAAGCATCCTATCTGGCACGCGGGCATGCCCTCCAATTCAAGAAGTTGGCGGCAGAAGTGCAGGAACTGCGACGATTTACCGCACTGCCGGATTTCACGGGTTGTCCCGTTGGTGCCGGTGCGCTTATTACCGTTGAGTCCGAAGGAGAAACGATGCGGTTTCTTCTGATGCATTATGGCGGAGGAACAGAATTGGAGCTGGATGGCTGTGAATTGACCGTGATCACACAGGAATCCCCCGTGGGGGCCGCTCTGCTGGATAAAAAAGAAGGCGACAGCTATTCCTTTCGTGACGGCGTCGTCGGAAAGATTCTGCGGGTTGAATAGTTTGAATGAACAGAGGGATATAACCATACGGGGTGGACTATGATACAAGATATGACCGTTTCGGTGATCATACCAGTATTTAACGGATCGCTGTTCATCGCTGCGTGTCTGAAATCTGTGCTTGCGCAAAGCTATCCTGCGATGGAGTTGATTCTTGTAGATGACGGCTCCACGGATGATACATTGATGCGCATTCCTGAATGTGTGACAGTGCTGCATACTGGTGGTCGAAGAGGTGCAGGTTTTGCGAGGAATCTGGGGGCAACTAAAGCTAAGGGGGATGTATTGTTTTTTACGGATGCGGATGTGGAAGTTCCCGCAGACTGGATTGCCAAGGGGGTTTTCGCAATTAAAGAGCACCATGTGCCTTGTGGAGGCGGTGGATATGCCGGTCCTTTGAAACAGGTTTTTGTGCAGCAGTTTGCCCATGAAGAATTGGTTTTTCGGCGCCGAAAGCAGAAGGGATTCGTGCAGACACTGGTTTCTAATAACCTATTTTGCCGACGTGATGTTTTTGAGGAAATGGGCGGCTTTCCCACTGATTATCAGGCAGCTAGCAGTGAAGATATGGAATTTTCCTGGAACGTATCCCGTAAGTACAAGCTGTGGTGGGACGAAACAAATGGGGTATATCATAATTACACGAACACTGTTCCACTATATTTGCGCCAGCAGAAACGGTTTGCAAGAGACGCCGTTCCGATGTTGCTAAATAATACAAATCTGATTAAGGGACAAACACACCATGGAAAGCAACTGTACATCGAAGTATTCTGTACAGGGGTTATTTGGCTAGGAGTACTTCTTTATGTGATCACCCCGCTTATATGTATGGTAGGTCTGGGTGGTTTGATTGCGGTGAATGGAGGAACACTAATGCATATGCTGCGTGCTCGCGGGCTTAGTTTCGCAGTCAAATCTGTTCCTATGATATTTTTGCGTAATTCTGCGGTGCTGGTAGGTATTGCGCAGGGCCTTTTATCAACTTTTTTTGTCAGATGAATCAAATTTATTTCCGTTGAAAAACTATTTTTTTAAAGCGCAATCGATTTGATTGTGGAAAATGAGAGTCAGCAGGAACCTCTTCAACCGCCTTATAGGATTGATTCAGCATCTCGTATAGTTTGAACGAACCGTCTTCTAAGGGTACATCTATTATTACTATATCCCATGGGTTGGTCTTCAGAAAGTCACTCCATTTTTCCGGATATATTTCACGGTGGTATTCCTTATTTAGCCAGCAATCATGACCGACGTTGGCATACATGGTTTTCCCCAGAAGGTGACTTAGGTATCCAGCGTTGACATAATATGTTTCCTTTTGGGGCGTCTTGAGGATGGTCATAATTTTAGCAAAACGTGTTTCGTCGCCTGATGTAATGAAGAATGGCCGAGGATCAGTGTACAATGCGATAGCCTGAATAAGTAATAGTGTGTAGAGCAAGATGGAATGGTTTGTATTTGAGCATGCGGTCTGCCCGTAGACAGAACATGTAAGAATGATCAATAAGCACATGAGAAACCATGCCTGATTTAAGCCTGAACCGTACTTGCAGGATGTGTATAATCCCACAAATAAAGCACCTGCTAATAGGAATATCAGTGGCGATCTGCGGATACTTTTATCCCTGAAATTTAATGCTGCAAACATAATTGCTGCAGCAGTTGATATCCCGTACTTTTGGGAAAACAAAGGAAGCAATTGATTCCAAAGCCTATTCCAGATGATTGGCTGGTGTTGTGCCCACTTGAAAGCCAGATAAATGAACCGAGAATCTGGCAGGCTTTCATAATACAACACAGAGCAACTGATAACTATGCATGCTACAACGGAAGCAATAATGCCTTTTTTAAGATTCCGTTGGAGAATATATAATAGTGCTACTGCCAGATAGATTATTCCTGTTTGTTTGGCCCAAAAACAAAGGAAAAAGGCCGTTGTTGATACAATGACAGTCAGTGAAGATACTTTATTGTCCCGAATTAATAGCCACGCACCAAGTAATGCAAAAAAAACATGAATAGTATTTGGTCCCACATCCATAAACCACGTTGGCTCTATGGAGCAGGCCATCCCAGCTGAAACAAAGCCGAGCCATCGGTTCTTTGAGATTTTATATGTCATTAATCCGATGAGGATAATGGCACCAAATCCGAAAAGTCCGGCAACGGCACGGGTTGCGCGGATGTCATCTGCTATGTAACGAATAGTCCAACCGAAAATTTGAGAGGCCAGCGGGGTGTATCCATCGTACGAACGATGTAAATCATTTGCTTCATAATAATTATGGTTGCCTTGTGCAAATTGTAGGTAATGCTGCATATGCCATGCATCATCCACAACGACTGCGCTGGAACACCGACTTGCATATATCGCTAGTGCAAGAAGAACATATGCCGATGCGACAATAGTGACAATACATTTGAGCGTACGCTGTAAATGGTGTGTTCCATGATTCTCAATCATCATATTACCTCTTATGAACGAAAATGACCAAAGCAAATGACGATGATATATGCATACAAAAACTGACTTATTCAAATAAATACAGTGTGATTAATCAGCCACGGTCTTTTCATTTAGGTCGTAACTTTGTTTTAATACATTCCGTATGTGCGACTTGTATCCGTTGCGTTAGCCTAGATAACGCCGAGGTGAATTTCGCGTAAAGTCGCCGCCTTTTTCGCAGATTTACCGCCCATAGTGGTGGTTTTAATAATTCCTTTTCAAGCAGGGCGGGGCTTAGAACTGTCTACGTGAAAAAAAAACGTGTTGCCGACCTCTTCGCTGCATTTTTGCGGTTGCTAATATTTGCGCATTTTTGGTACTCTATTCAGCCTTTAAATGAATTAATTCCGTGATTACAAGTGAACAGTTTAAGGTGTAACATGCGCGTAGCCATTGTCAGTCCCCCGTTTTTGCCCAATTTTTGTCGTTCCCAGCGATGGCCTGTTGTGAACCGTACGAGAGCTATGCGCTATCCGGATTGGTTAGCTTATGCGGCGGGGGTAATCGAGAAAGATGGGTTTGACCTTGCGTTTCGCGATTTTATTGCTGAAGAAGCGATCCTGAAAGATGTGGCGGACTGGGTCGGAGAATGGAAGCCAGATTTACTGGTGATGGATGCTACGACACCTTCGATATATAATGACATTAAGTGTGCTCAAATGTGCAAATCTGCCAATGCAGGGACACATATCAGTTTTGTTGGTCCCCACGTTACAGTATTGCCGAAAGAAACGATGATGGAGGCTGGGGGGGCAGTTGATTCAATCGCCATGGGTGAATATGACTATACGATCCGTGATTTGGCCCGCACACTGGATGGCGGCGGTCATTTGGATCAGGTTGAGGGACTGGCATGGGGTGGAGCGACAGACTTTGTCCGTAATAAGGCAAGAGTCCCCATCGAAAATCTGGATGAGCTGCCATTACCTCCGTGGCATTTCCTAGATGTGTCGCGGTATCGGAATAACACCTATTTATTTCCTTATCTGGATCAAATCAGTGGACGTGGCTGTCCCAATTTATGCCAATTTTGCCAGTGGCCGCAAGTGATGCATGGTCGCCGGTATCGCTATTGCTCCCCCGAACGAGTTGTAGCCGAAATGCTGGAATCCTTTCAACGCTACAAAGTCAAAGAAATCTTTTTCGAGGACGATACGCTGACCGCAAACCGTAAACGATTGCGCGAAGTGTGTGAACTGATTCTGCAGCAGAATATCCGCATGAAATGGTCCTGTAACTCACGGGTGGATTGGGCCGATCTTGAACTGATGAAGCTCATGAAAGAAGCCGGCTGCCGCATGGTGTTGATTGGCCCGGAAAGTGGGTCGCAAACGATTCTGGATAACGTTAGAAAAGGTATTCGGGTCGAGCAGACGACAGCATTTGTAACCACAGCAAAAAAAGCGGGATTGGCAACTCATTCTTGTTGGGTCATGGGGTTGCCTGGGGAAACCAGAGAAACAATGGCGCAAACCGTTCATTTTGTTAAATCGCTGGATACGGATACTATTCAGGCGTCCTCCGTTATGCCGCAGGTGGGTACCGAATTGTATAATTGGGCCATGGAACAAGGGTATTTAACGGCCAGAAGCTGGGCTGACTACGCTATGCAGGGAGAACAGACTGCCGTAATGGAGTATCCTAATTTGTCCCAGCAGGAAATGAATGCGGCAGTAAATAATTTGTTGCGGAGTTTTTACTTTCAGCCGCATGTGATGTTTAGGCTGTTAAGGCAATCTATATCCCATCCATCTTTACTTTCTTCTTACTGGACAGGTTTTATCATGTTGATAAAGTATTTGTTCAGCCGGGCAAAAGTTGTTGAAAAATTGTCGAACTGATCCCCTTGGTGATATAAAGATAACTAAAACTTTGGAAGGTTGATTTTCGAGTTAAAATCGACCCTGCCCTTTTCCAAAGCATCAATGCAGTCACAAAGTAAATTGTAGATGCGTTCTGCGGCATCAAGATTTATTAGTTTGGGAGCCTTTGACCCGGTGCAACCATCGATAAATTTGTTGATCACCTCGTCTGTTCCAAATAGCAGTTGCTTACGAAAATGTCTTATTCCACTGGCAATAAAGCCAGTCATATAGAATCCTATCCCGCACAAAATCGTTCTTATTTGATCAATGGCTCTGTGTTCATTATCATTGGGGATAAATACGAAAATGTCGCGGAACATATCGATTATCAGCATACCTTTTGTACCGGATATAGTGATATGCCATTCGCACAGAGGGCTTTCGAAATGAAGCGAAAGAAATACGGGTAAATGCTGGCTGAGCAGTGTGATTTTGGCGGTGGATGGCGTCGCATTTAAGCCTGTTCGTGAAGCAAATACTTGTGCCGAGTGGACGCTTAGATTAGGGCAGATGCTGTCTGCCTGATAGAGGAAGTGCGACAATTCATCATAGAGAAGTCCGAAAGGCAGGCTGTCATACCAATCAGGTAAATGGCGCTGTGGGCTGTTGTACAGGTTGATATTGTAATCTGTGACCGTACCGAGTTTTCCTGATTGAATGAATTCGCGTGCTTTTTTTGCTGATTTGGTGAACAGAGTATTGTGCGTGACGCAAAACATGCCCGGATAGTTTCGCGCCTTCTCGAACAGCTCTAATCCTTGTTTGCGTCCTAAAGCAACAGGTTTTTCAGTGAGAATATGCTTATTATGATCTAAAGCCCATGTTAGCCATTTATAGTGATACATAGGAGGTGCTGTTACGCAAATGACATCTGCCGCAGATAGCCAGTCGATGGTTTGCGGATCAGGGGACGTACTGTAATTCGGCATGTTGAATTTTTTTGAGACATCTCGGGCCGTAGATTCACTTGTGTCTACAACCCCGAAACAACGAATGAGGGGATGTTTGGAAAAGCAAGGAATATGTCGGGCTGTGCAGACCCAACCCGCACCGATAAATACGACATTAAGTTTTTTCATGAGGCACTGTTGACGGTGATATGTTCGGGAATATATTTCATGGTTTTGAACCATGAAATTTCGTCAAATAAAGCCTTTTTCAGCGAATGAGGCGTGTAGCCGAGTTCTTCTTTTGCTTTATTGTTGCTGTAGTATAAATCCAGCATCGCACGTTTCACGGTCGATACGCGGACGAACGGGTCTTTTTTGGTTAGTCGCCAAAGCGCATGAAACCCATATGCCATAGGTAGCACTATCCATAAAGGCAGTTTGAGTTTGGGAGCGGATACACCTGTAATTGCGCTGATCATACCGAAGTATTCAGACATGAGGATATTGTCATCCCCGCAAAGTAAATAGCGTTGCCCCGGACGTCCGTTTTCCAATGCCAACAAGTGACCCAATGCGACATCTCTGACATCCACATAATTGTGGCGGATATCAAAATATCCAGGAAGCTTCCCTGTAATGAAATCAATGATTAGTTTCCCGGTATAGGTAGGTTTAACATCGCCTGGACCCACGCATGCTGCTGGTTCCGCGATGATGACTGGTATTCTATGATCTTTGTGGAGTTGTAGGGCTGCTTTTTCCCCGAGATATTTGGATCTCTCATAATCTGTCGATGCATTCCATAGGTTGAATTCGGTGTTCTCGTCATTCATCAGGCTTTTCCCGCTACAGCCAAGAGCTGCTGTACTGCCTGTGTGTATCATACGGGATATCCCGCATTCCGAGGCTAGAGTGAGGATTTGTTTCACACCGTCAACATTACTTGAAAAGATATTTTCCCTCTGATTGCTCGCCGGTGTGTTGACTCCTGCGACGTTACATAAGTAATCCATCCCCGTAAGGAATGGTTTTAACGTGGCCGCATCACGTACATCCCCATGAAAGACCTCCACGTTGTCCTGCAACCAATCCTCGCGTGTGATCGGTCTGCGGGTGAGAATGCGAACCTTGTATCCTCTTGCGAGTGCCTGATCTACGACATGTGATCCGATAAATCCCGTGGCTCCGGTTATTGCCAGTTTCATATGACGCCTTCCACTTATAATGTAAAACAACCAAAAAATAAAAATGATTCATTGCTTGTTAAAAGTAAAATCAAAAAATAGAAACTTGCGAACCGTTACATGGAAATGAGGTATATGAAGAGCTTATTTAAAAAGACGTGGTTGTTTATACTGATTATTACACTGCTGGGCGGAGTGTTTCGATTTCTAATGCTGGGTGACGCGCCATTCAGAGCTGATACGATGGAGTTTTACCGTTATGCGCTGGAAGGGCGCAGTCCGGTCAGTCTTTGGTGGAATCCACCGTTTAAAAACCAGATGACTTTTTCGGAGTGCCTGATGCTGATTCCAATGCAAGTTTTTCATTGGGCTCCGACCCCTTTTAATGTAAGGTCGATTTTTGCATTAATGGGGACGCTGACCATTCCGGCAGTGTTTTTATTGGTCGGCAGCATGACCAGTCGCAAAACAGCACTATGGGCCGCGTTTTTATGCGCACTGAGTCCCTGGCATATTCAGGTATCACGCGAGGCATATCATTATTCAGGAGTTATATTGTTTGCAACATTATCTTTCTGGGCAACTTGGAGACAGGTACTGTTGATCCGAACGGGTGGTGATCGACTGAGAGACTGGCTGTTGTGGAGTTTTATCAGCGTTATTATGGTACATGCACATATGTCGAACTGGACCATATGGGGCGCAGAGTGGTTGTTTTGTTTTTATTGGATGGTTAAAGTGCCGGTTTCGGAGAATCAAAATAGAACCCGCCGCATTGGACTGATGATTTTGGCTCCCGTTCTAATGATGATATTACTGTTTCCATGGATTCATAATGTTTTTAAATATTATATTTTCGGTTCAGAAACGGTTTCTGGTTCAGAGGGTGCCCCCATGACGGAATTTCTATATCATTTATTTCAAGCTCCGTTTGTCTATACGTTTGGATATTGGATTTATGGAATACTAATTTTTAGTGCGATTGTGCTCGGTCTTGCATTTATATGGTGGCGTGGGAAAAGACAAATAAACCGTTCGGCAGCGCTGTTCATTGCGATGTCGTGCTTTTGTAATATTATTACTATATTGATCTTGGGAAAAGGCTTTGTAAAATTCAGTTATTTATCGCCGTTGTTTCCATGGATACTAATGTTGGTTGCCACGGCATTTGTGGTGATCGCCGAGAACCTTGTCCGTTTGGTATCTAAAAAAAGGGCATGCAACCCCATTTTGATTACTTGGGCTTTGCTGTTGTTTTGTGCCAGTTATTTTGTGGTGCCTATTTATGCAGCGATTACCGTTGCAGGGAAACCAGCACCCTATATTAAGCTGCAACGCGAAATAGACTCTCATCTGGCTGAACAAACGGTGGTGATTGTTGATCGGTGGTTTGAACCTTGGAATGAGTTGACCCTGTATCCGTTACACAACCGTTATTATTCTTTTACTGTTCCTGATGAACCGTA
This genomic window from Spartobacteria bacterium contains:
- a CDS encoding glycosyltransferase translates to MIQDMTVSVIIPVFNGSLFIAACLKSVLAQSYPAMELILVDDGSTDDTLMRIPECVTVLHTGGRRGAGFARNLGATKAKGDVLFFTDADVEVPADWIAKGVFAIKEHHVPCGGGGYAGPLKQVFVQQFAHEELVFRRRKQKGFVQTLVSNNLFCRRDVFEEMGGFPTDYQAASSEDMEFSWNVSRKYKLWWDETNGVYHNYTNTVPLYLRQQKRFARDAVPMLLNNTNLIKGQTHHGKQLYIEVFCTGVIWLGVLLYVITPLICMVGLGGLIAVNGGTLMHMLRARGLSFAVKSVPMIFLRNSAVLVGIAQGLLSTFFVR
- a CDS encoding secretion system protein E, whose protein sequence is MVELSHNSFISVLLNRHAIDSEIMDRVQNKSLREGIPVEQILIKDELVSDEEMVLAISEYLDIPPLSLAHFEPSDTLLDLLPRSLWKELKIIPVARIGKILTIAMGDPFNVVDLETVQSKTGYEIVPVATPEKDVNRILESFTKEPTQALEDILKDMAADDEIEVGEVSSEDVSLDDTMESADDAPVIRIVNSILIEALRKRASDIHIEPMEKSLRLRYRVDGMLYENPRPPKSLQNAIISRIKIMSNLDIAERRIPQDGRFKIKALGKEVDIRVSILPTVHGEKIVMRTLDKTSLAPSLSALHLEPDAYDKLIYAISQPHGMLLVTGPTGSGKTTTLYSALQDLNKVDVNIITVEDPVEYQLSGINQVQTHASVGLTFASGLRSILRQDPDIVLIGEIRDNETASIAVQAALTGHLVLSTLHTNDAPGAIARMSYMGIEPFLIASSMVMAQAQRLFRKLCPVCRKPLEFPEEVLTANHIDPDPLRDATFYRAVGCPKCGGLGYKGRGALMEIMLITDKLREIILSNTDAGAVRAGAVSEGMKTLRDNGLVKIQEGLTTIEEILRVTTE
- a CDS encoding radical SAM protein; amino-acid sequence: MRVAIVSPPFLPNFCRSQRWPVVNRTRAMRYPDWLAYAAGVIEKDGFDLAFRDFIAEEAILKDVADWVGEWKPDLLVMDATTPSIYNDIKCAQMCKSANAGTHISFVGPHVTVLPKETMMEAGGAVDSIAMGEYDYTIRDLARTLDGGGHLDQVEGLAWGGATDFVRNKARVPIENLDELPLPPWHFLDVSRYRNNTYLFPYLDQISGRGCPNLCQFCQWPQVMHGRRYRYCSPERVVAEMLESFQRYKVKEIFFEDDTLTANRKRLREVCELILQQNIRMKWSCNSRVDWADLELMKLMKEAGCRMVLIGPESGSQTILDNVRKGIRVEQTTAFVTTAKKAGLATHSCWVMGLPGETRETMAQTVHFVKSLDTDTIQASSVMPQVGTELYNWAMEQGYLTARSWADYAMQGEQTAVMEYPNLSQQEMNAAVNNLLRSFYFQPHVMFRLLRQSISHPSLLSSYWTGFIMLIKYLFSRAKVVEKLSN
- a CDS encoding NAD-dependent epimerase/dehydratase family protein — encoded protein: MKLAITGATGFIGSHVVDQALARGYKVRILTRRPITREDWLQDNVEVFHGDVRDAATLKPFLTGMDYLCNVAGVNTPASNQRENIFSSNVDGVKQILTLASECGISRMIHTGSTAALGCSGKSLMNDENTEFNLWNASTDYERSKYLGEKAALQLHKDHRIPVIIAEPAACVGPGDVKPTYTGKLIIDFITGKLPGYFDIRHNYVDVRDVALGHLLALENGRPGQRYLLCGDDNILMSEYFGMISAITGVSAPKLKLPLWIVLPMAYGFHALWRLTKKDPFVRVSTVKRAMLDLYYSNNKAKEELGYTPHSLKKALFDEISWFKTMKYIPEHITVNSAS
- a CDS encoding Gfo/Idh/MocA family oxidoreductase, with product MVQNHEIYSRTYHRQQCLMKKLNVVFIGAGWVCTARHIPCFSKHPLIRCFGVVDTSESTARDVSKKFNMPNYSTSPDPQTIDWLSAADVICVTAPPMYHYKWLTWALDHNKHILTEKPVALGRKQGLELFEKARNYPGMFCVTHNTLFTKSAKKAREFIQSGKLGTVTDYNINLYNSPQRHLPDWYDSLPFGLLYDELSHFLYQADSICPNLSVHSAQVFASRTGLNATPSTAKITLLSQHLPVFLSLHFESPLCEWHITISGTKGMLIIDMFRDIFVFIPNDNEHRAIDQIRTILCGIGFYMTGFIASGIRHFRKQLLFGTDEVINKFIDGCTGSKAPKLINLDAAERIYNLLCDCIDALEKGRVDFNSKINLPKF